One window of Alkaliphilus metalliredigens QYMF genomic DNA carries:
- a CDS encoding DNA gyrase/topoisomerase IV subunit A has product MDKSINEIEVQEIEDTLESNYMPYAMSVIVSRALPEIDGFKPSHRKLLYTMSQMGLLTKGRSKSANIVGTTMKLNPHGDQAIYETMVKMTRGHQGLLHAYVDSKGNFGKVYSRDMREASARYTEAKLEKFTQEIFSNIDKNVVDFVDNYDSTTKEPTLLPTTFPNILVKYNKGIAVGMAEHIPSFNLKEVCEATIAYLKDKEIDLLEYLKAPDFSTGGELIFNEVTMKQVYHTGRGTFKVRGKYRYVKADNAIEIYEIPYTTSIEAIIESIIELVKKGKIKEITDIRDETDKNGLKITIDLKRGVNPDDLMVKFFKWTKLEDSFGCNFNILINGHPKVMGVKEILDHWIAFRLSCLKRQVQFEIDKLEEKLNLLKGLEKIQLNIHEVVDVIQNTKKDKDVIANLMEQFDLNLAQAEYIAEIKLRSLNQELILKKIKEISAIEKELKRLGMVLARESKQNEIIVNDLKRISEAYGIPRKTDIINENEVEVLSEEILIENYNMKLFLTNEGYIKKISLASLRSSGDHKLKDNDYIVQEIDGTNRGEVLLFSNKETVYKIKAYELEDSKASNLGQYLNNVLGLSSDEIILHIVCTEDYQGHMLFFFENGKGAKIPITSYETKTNRKQLANAYSGDSPLVYISSIEEDLEMMATSNLNKTLIFNTEEMSPINSRNSKGVQVFKCKKGISLKKIKPMDEVSPDEMLNQKVLDENPRVKFFLTKGGYIKKIPLTTLVEDEEQRLKKDDYIIQEVEGAEEGELLLFSNKQILYKTKARELEEDEDKVASIGQRIRSILALDADEDIIYITYTDNYKGHMLFFFENGKGAKIPLESYETKTNRKQLANAYNGESPLVYISNIQEDIELVATSNINKILIFNTAQINPKSSRDSKGVQILKSKEGSYLQEIKALDEFDYEDFQYYRGNIPAVGTFHKIS; this is encoded by the coding sequence ATGGACAAGAGTATCAATGAAATAGAGGTTCAAGAAATAGAAGATACCTTAGAATCTAATTATATGCCCTATGCAATGAGTGTGATTGTATCCAGGGCATTGCCTGAAATAGATGGATTTAAACCCTCCCACAGAAAGCTATTATACACCATGTCTCAGATGGGTCTATTGACAAAGGGAAGAAGTAAATCTGCTAACATTGTGGGGACGACTATGAAATTAAATCCCCATGGGGATCAAGCAATCTATGAGACCATGGTAAAAATGACAAGAGGTCATCAGGGATTGCTTCATGCCTACGTGGATTCAAAGGGAAACTTTGGAAAGGTTTATTCAAGAGATATGAGGGAGGCCTCCGCAAGATATACCGAAGCTAAGCTAGAAAAATTTACCCAGGAAATCTTTTCAAACATAGATAAAAATGTGGTTGATTTTGTAGATAACTATGACAGTACCACCAAGGAACCCACACTATTACCCACCACATTCCCAAATATTCTCGTTAAATATAACAAAGGGATTGCTGTAGGAATGGCGGAGCATATTCCAAGCTTTAATCTAAAGGAAGTATGTGAAGCCACCATTGCCTATTTAAAGGACAAGGAGATTGATCTTTTAGAGTATCTAAAGGCTCCTGATTTTTCCACAGGTGGGGAATTGATATTTAATGAAGTCACTATGAAGCAAGTTTATCATACAGGAAGAGGAACATTTAAGGTTCGGGGAAAGTACCGCTATGTTAAGGCGGATAATGCCATTGAAATTTATGAAATCCCCTATACCACCAGTATTGAGGCCATCATTGAAAGTATTATAGAACTCGTGAAAAAAGGTAAAATCAAAGAAATAACCGACATACGAGATGAAACAGATAAGAACGGATTGAAAATTACCATTGACCTAAAAAGAGGCGTCAACCCTGATGATTTAATGGTTAAATTTTTCAAATGGACTAAATTAGAGGATAGCTTTGGATGTAACTTTAATATTCTCATTAATGGACATCCAAAGGTGATGGGCGTAAAGGAAATTTTAGATCATTGGATTGCTTTCAGGTTGAGTTGTCTAAAAAGGCAAGTTCAATTTGAAATCGATAAATTAGAAGAAAAACTGAATCTACTTAAGGGTCTTGAAAAAATTCAACTCAATATCCATGAAGTAGTGGACGTAATACAAAACACCAAAAAAGATAAGGATGTTATTGCTAATTTAATGGAGCAATTTGATCTTAATCTGGCACAGGCAGAATATATCGCAGAAATTAAACTGCGCTCTCTAAATCAAGAACTCATTTTAAAAAAGATTAAAGAGATTTCAGCCATTGAAAAGGAATTAAAAAGATTAGGGATGGTCTTAGCAAGGGAAAGTAAGCAAAATGAAATTATTGTTAATGACTTAAAAAGAATCAGTGAAGCCTACGGAATCCCTCGTAAAACTGATATTATTAATGAAAATGAAGTAGAGGTATTGTCGGAAGAAATTTTGATTGAGAATTATAATATGAAATTATTTTTAACAAATGAAGGGTATATCAAAAAAATCTCATTAGCTTCCCTAAGAAGCAGTGGAGACCATAAATTAAAGGACAATGATTATATTGTTCAAGAAATTGACGGAACCAATAGAGGAGAAGTACTACTTTTCTCAAATAAGGAAACGGTGTATAAAATAAAGGCCTACGAATTAGAAGATAGCAAGGCCAGTAATTTAGGACAATATTTAAATAATGTATTGGGATTAAGTAGTGACGAGATCATCCTCCACATTGTTTGTACCGAAGATTACCAAGGACATATGTTATTCTTCTTTGAGAATGGCAAGGGAGCAAAAATTCCCATTACAAGCTATGAAACCAAGACTAACAGAAAACAATTGGCTAATGCCTATAGTGGTGACTCCCCTCTTGTTTATATCAGTTCGATAGAAGAGGATCTAGAGATGATGGCCACTAGCAACCTTAATAAGACTTTAATATTTAATACGGAGGAAATGAGTCCGATTAATTCACGAAATTCTAAGGGAGTACAGGTATTTAAATGCAAAAAGGGTATTTCGCTTAAAAAGATAAAACCTATGGATGAAGTATCTCCCGATGAAATGCTCAATCAAAAAGTGCTAGATGAAAATCCTAGGGTTAAATTCTTCCTAACAAAGGGAGGATATATTAAAAAAATTCCTCTGACCACCCTAGTGGAAGATGAGGAACAGAGGTTAAAGAAGGATGATTACATTATTCAAGAAGTTGAAGGTGCTGAGGAGGGTGAATTACTACTCTTTTCAAACAAGCAAATCCTTTACAAAACAAAGGCTAGAGAGCTAGAAGAGGATGAAGATAAAGTTGCCAGTATAGGACAACGCATAAGGAGTATACTAGCCTTAGATGCCGATGAAGATATCATATACATTACCTATACAGATAATTATAAAGGCCACATGCTATTTTTCTTTGAAAATGGTAAAGGGGCGAAAATTCCTCTTGAAAGTTATGAAACCAAAACCAACAGAAAACAATTGGCAAATGCCTATAATGGCGAGTCGCCTCTTGTGTATATAAGTAACATACAAGAGGATATAGAATTAGTGGCCACTAGTAACATTAATAAGATTTTAATTTTTAACACTGCACAGATTAATCCCAAGAGTTCTCGTGATTCTAAGGGTGTGCAGATATTAAAATCTAAGGAGGGTAGTTACCTCCAAGAAATAAAGGCTCTTGATGAATTTGATTACGAGGATTTTCAGTACTATAGAGGGAATATCCCAGCTGTTGGAACATTTCATAAAATAAGTTGA
- a CDS encoding DNA gyrase/topoisomerase IV subunit B → MTDKKKQEYGNESISSLTEIEKVRLRPQVIFGSDGITGSRHTVDETVANSVDEAKEGFGKLIKVKRFKDRSISVQDFARGIPVEFNSKENKYNWELVFCTLYAGGKYNTNSGESYEYSKGLNGLGTTATQFASEYMDVLVRRDGYEYTLRFEKGENIGGLQKKKCDYESTGTTITWKPDLDVFTDINIPLEFYQELLKRQAIVNKGITFELYDEASEENFTYYYEKGIVDYIEEINGGKELSSVQYIELETKGRDRADKPEYKVKAEVAFAFNNHASHIEYYHNSSYLEYGGAPDKAVKSAFLSAIEQYLKNNNLYKKDEKRAIFADIEDSLVLISNSYSTLTSFENQTKRAISNVFIQSALTDFLKEKLQIYFIENKVEADKIANQIIINKRSRESAEKTRINVKKKLESPSNFANKVAKFVDCKTKDKSKRELYIVEGDSAMGSTKQGRDSEFQAIMPVRGKILNCLKAKLDNIFNDSVIVDLLKVLSCGIEIKSKNNTDLYTFELDKLNWDKVIICTDADVDGYQIRTLILAMLYRLVPTLLREGKVYIAETPLFEIISTTLPKLTDKQKDGITFVENKGDKNYSIFVYSDQQRDFVVSKLKGKYAIQRSKGLGENEPEMMWQTTMNPQTRKLIQVTMSDAQKADDVFDLLLGNNLEGRKVHIAENGHKYLEQIDVS, encoded by the coding sequence ATGACAGATAAAAAAAAGCAGGAATATGGCAATGAAAGCATTTCCTCATTAACGGAGATTGAAAAGGTTAGGCTAAGGCCACAAGTTATTTTTGGTTCAGATGGAATCACAGGCAGTCGCCATACAGTAGATGAAACCGTAGCCAATTCTGTGGATGAAGCAAAGGAAGGCTTTGGAAAATTAATTAAAGTAAAGCGCTTTAAGGATCGCTCTATTAGCGTACAAGATTTTGCCCGTGGTATTCCAGTAGAATTCAATTCCAAAGAAAATAAATATAACTGGGAGCTTGTTTTTTGTACCCTTTATGCAGGGGGGAAATACAATACAAATAGTGGAGAAAGCTACGAATACAGTAAGGGACTTAATGGACTTGGGACCACCGCTACCCAGTTCGCCTCTGAATATATGGATGTTTTAGTTCGTCGGGACGGATATGAATACACACTCCGCTTTGAAAAGGGAGAAAACATCGGAGGTCTACAAAAGAAAAAATGTGATTATGAGTCCACAGGGACCACAATTACATGGAAGCCTGATTTAGATGTTTTTACGGACATAAACATTCCCCTTGAGTTCTACCAAGAATTATTGAAGAGACAGGCTATTGTTAATAAAGGAATTACCTTTGAATTATACGATGAAGCCTCTGAGGAAAACTTTACGTATTACTATGAAAAAGGAATTGTAGATTATATAGAGGAAATCAATGGGGGAAAAGAATTATCCTCTGTTCAGTATATTGAACTTGAAACAAAAGGTAGAGACAGGGCAGACAAACCTGAATACAAAGTAAAGGCAGAAGTGGCATTTGCTTTTAATAATCACGCATCACATATAGAGTATTATCATAATTCTAGTTATCTTGAATATGGAGGGGCCCCAGACAAAGCCGTAAAAAGTGCCTTTTTATCAGCAATTGAACAATATCTCAAAAACAACAATCTCTACAAAAAAGATGAAAAGCGAGCTATTTTTGCAGACATAGAGGATAGCTTAGTCTTGATTAGCAATTCATATTCAACCTTGACCAGTTTTGAGAACCAAACCAAACGGGCCATCAGTAATGTGTTTATCCAAAGCGCCCTAACGGATTTTCTAAAGGAAAAGCTTCAAATTTACTTTATCGAAAACAAAGTGGAAGCCGATAAAATTGCCAATCAAATCATTATTAATAAAAGAAGTAGGGAAAGTGCTGAAAAAACAAGGATTAATGTGAAGAAGAAACTGGAAAGTCCCTCGAATTTTGCTAATAAAGTAGCAAAATTTGTAGACTGTAAAACGAAGGATAAAAGCAAAAGAGAGCTCTATATTGTTGAGGGTGACTCTGCTATGGGATCCACAAAACAAGGTAGGGATTCTGAATTTCAAGCCATCATGCCCGTAAGAGGTAAGATCCTCAATTGCCTTAAGGCAAAGTTAGATAACATATTTAATGATTCTGTTATTGTGGATCTACTAAAGGTGCTGAGTTGTGGAATTGAAATTAAGTCAAAAAATAATACGGATCTCTATACCTTCGAACTGGATAAATTAAATTGGGACAAGGTCATTATCTGTACCGATGCCGATGTAGATGGGTATCAAATTAGAACGCTTATCTTGGCTATGTTATATCGCTTAGTGCCAACACTACTTCGAGAAGGTAAGGTTTATATTGCAGAAACACCGTTATTTGAAATCATCTCCACTACCTTGCCCAAGCTAACCGATAAACAAAAGGACGGCATTACTTTTGTGGAAAATAAAGGTGACAAAAACTACTCCATCTTCGTATATTCCGATCAACAAAGAGACTTTGTGGTATCTAAGTTAAAAGGGAAATATGCTATTCAACGTTCCAAGGGATTAGGGGAGAATGAACCTGAAATGATGTGGCAGACCACTATGAATCCCCAAACAAGAAAATTAATTCAAGTCACCATGAGTGATGCGCAAAAGGCAGATGATGTATTTGATTTATTACTTGGAAACAACCTTGAAGGTAGAAAAGTGCATATTGCAGAAAATGGGCATAAATATTTAGAACAAATTGATGTTTCGTAA
- the ileS gene encoding isoleucine--tRNA ligase, with amino-acid sequence MKGFKTLPNGPVAEREKAMTSQWNANNILEKSIENRQGKESFVFYEGPPTANGKPGIHHVIARTLKDSVCRYHAMKGYQVKRKAGWDTHGLPVEIEVEKQLKLSSKADIEGYGIAEFNDRCRESVFTYEKQWRDMTERMGYTIDLDNPYITLENNYIESVWWILDKFFKEDMIYEGHKILPYCPRCGTGLASHEVSQGYKEIKSNTVVVPMKRKGADEYFLAWTTTPWTLAANVALAVHPNVTYIKARFEDKVYYVAEALAGKVLAGEYEVMEKMKGTDLEHMEYEQLMPFVKTDKKAFFVTLADFVTTVDGTGLVHIAPAFGEDDYQVGRKYDLPVLQPVDEAGKYIGTPWEGRFVMECDVDIIKWLHGEEKLFSKEKITHNYPHCWRCSTELLYYGKPSWYIEMTKLKDELIANNNSVNWYPDYVGEKRFGNWLDNLNDWAISRNRYWGTPLNIWRCDCEHTTSIGSRKELVERAIEDIDESVELHRPHVDDIHLKCDKCGGTMTRVPEVIDCWFDSGAMPFAQHHYPFENKENFDELFPADFICEGIDQTRGWFYSLLAISTFVMGKSPYKNVLVNDLILDKEGSKMSKSKGNTVDPFQLFDQYGADALRWYLLHVSPAWTPTRFDVDGLKEIQSKFFTTLENVYTFFTLYANNDGIDPNDFFIEYDQRPELDQWVLSKYNSVISDVEQNLAVYDLTKAVRKIQEFVNEDLSNWYIRRARRRFWASELDQDKKAVYNTTYEILVGVCKLVAPFAPFIADELHQKLTGEESVHLADYPVVDKARMDKRVEEKMDLVRDLVGLGRAGRAQTKIKVRQPLQKILVDGKYESLILDLVPLMKEELNIKEVVFEKDLQEYMNFNLKPNFKVAGPVLGGKIKSFGKALGQLDANEVAPKLEAGEKVEILLDGEAFELTKELVMINISAKEGFTVEMENNYFVILDTTLTQELIDEGFAREFISKVQQMRKNNDYEVMDHITIYFNGDEVVSNAVKIHGDYIMKETLAVSIEVVSEDGLEIQNLNDHPTGIKVEKVS; translated from the coding sequence ATGAAAGGATTTAAAACGTTACCCAATGGGCCTGTAGCAGAGCGGGAGAAGGCTATGACAAGTCAATGGAATGCAAATAATATTTTAGAAAAAAGTATTGAAAACCGGCAAGGAAAGGAATCCTTTGTTTTCTATGAAGGACCACCAACAGCAAATGGGAAGCCTGGTATTCATCACGTAATCGCCAGAACACTAAAGGATTCTGTTTGTCGATACCATGCAATGAAAGGATATCAAGTAAAGCGTAAGGCTGGATGGGATACCCATGGACTTCCAGTAGAAATTGAAGTCGAAAAACAATTAAAGCTTTCGAGCAAAGCAGACATTGAAGGCTATGGAATCGCAGAATTTAACGACCGATGTCGGGAGTCTGTTTTCACATATGAAAAACAGTGGAGAGACATGACGGAAAGAATGGGTTATACCATCGATTTAGATAATCCATATATTACCCTAGAAAATAATTACATTGAATCTGTTTGGTGGATTTTAGATAAGTTCTTTAAAGAAGACATGATTTACGAAGGACATAAAATTTTACCCTATTGTCCACGTTGTGGAACGGGATTAGCTTCCCATGAAGTTTCTCAAGGATACAAGGAAATTAAGTCCAACACAGTGGTTGTCCCAATGAAGCGAAAGGGTGCCGATGAGTACTTCTTGGCATGGACCACAACACCATGGACTTTGGCTGCCAATGTGGCATTAGCTGTACACCCAAATGTGACCTATATTAAAGCGCGATTTGAAGATAAGGTTTACTATGTGGCAGAAGCCCTGGCAGGTAAAGTGTTGGCAGGGGAATATGAAGTAATGGAAAAAATGAAGGGTACTGATTTAGAGCATATGGAGTATGAGCAATTAATGCCCTTTGTTAAAACAGATAAAAAAGCTTTCTTCGTGACATTGGCTGATTTTGTTACCACTGTTGATGGTACAGGATTGGTACACATTGCCCCTGCCTTCGGAGAAGATGACTATCAAGTAGGAAGAAAATACGATTTACCAGTGTTACAGCCTGTGGATGAAGCTGGTAAATACATTGGTACACCATGGGAAGGTCGCTTTGTCATGGAATGTGATGTAGACATTATTAAGTGGCTTCATGGAGAAGAAAAGCTTTTTAGCAAAGAAAAGATCACCCATAACTATCCACATTGCTGGCGTTGTTCAACAGAATTATTGTATTATGGAAAGCCAAGCTGGTACATTGAAATGACTAAACTAAAGGATGAATTGATCGCAAATAATAACAGTGTGAACTGGTACCCAGATTATGTAGGAGAAAAACGATTTGGAAATTGGCTGGATAACCTAAATGATTGGGCCATTTCTAGAAATCGTTATTGGGGAACACCATTAAATATTTGGCGTTGTGACTGCGAACACACCACCTCCATCGGATCGAGAAAAGAGTTAGTGGAAAGAGCCATTGAAGACATTGATGAGTCAGTTGAGCTTCATCGACCACATGTGGATGACATTCATTTGAAGTGTGACAAGTGTGGAGGGACCATGACAAGGGTACCTGAAGTTATTGACTGCTGGTTTGATAGTGGCGCCATGCCATTTGCACAGCATCATTATCCCTTTGAAAATAAAGAAAACTTTGACGAATTATTCCCAGCAGATTTTATCTGTGAAGGAATTGATCAAACCCGTGGATGGTTCTACTCTTTACTGGCCATTTCAACATTTGTCATGGGTAAGTCACCCTACAAGAATGTACTGGTCAATGATTTGATCTTAGACAAAGAAGGAAGCAAGATGTCTAAGTCAAAGGGAAATACAGTAGATCCCTTTCAGCTATTTGATCAATATGGAGCCGATGCCCTGAGATGGTATTTATTACATGTATCACCAGCTTGGACGCCAACACGTTTCGATGTTGACGGATTAAAGGAAATCCAAAGTAAGTTCTTTACCACATTAGAAAATGTTTATACATTCTTCACACTTTATGCCAATAACGATGGCATTGATCCAAATGACTTTTTTATTGAATATGACCAAAGACCAGAACTAGACCAATGGGTTTTATCTAAGTATAACAGTGTCATCAGTGATGTGGAGCAAAACCTTGCAGTCTATGACTTAACAAAGGCCGTCAGAAAGATTCAGGAATTTGTTAATGAAGATTTATCAAACTGGTACATCCGTCGAGCAAGACGCCGATTCTGGGCATCAGAGTTAGATCAGGATAAAAAAGCTGTTTATAATACAACCTATGAAATTTTAGTAGGGGTCTGCAAGCTAGTGGCACCATTCGCTCCATTTATTGCAGATGAACTTCATCAAAAGCTAACTGGAGAAGAATCAGTGCATTTAGCAGATTATCCAGTTGTTGATAAAGCACGAATGGATAAAAGGGTAGAAGAGAAGATGGACTTAGTCCGTGACCTAGTGGGTCTAGGAAGAGCCGGTCGTGCCCAAACAAAGATCAAGGTTCGTCAACCATTACAAAAAATATTAGTAGATGGAAAATATGAATCACTAATTTTAGATTTAGTGCCATTGATGAAGGAAGAGTTGAATATAAAAGAAGTTGTTTTTGAGAAGGATTTACAAGAATATATGAACTTTAACTTGAAGCCCAACTTTAAAGTAGCCGGTCCCGTGCTAGGTGGTAAAATTAAAAGCTTTGGTAAGGCATTGGGACAGCTAGATGCCAACGAAGTAGCACCAAAACTTGAGGCAGGGGAAAAAGTGGAGATTCTCTTAGATGGAGAGGCTTTCGAACTGACAAAGGAATTGGTTATGATTAACATTTCTGCTAAGGAAGGTTTTACCGTGGAAATGGAAAACAACTATTTTGTCATATTAGACACAACCCTTACACAGGAATTAATTGATGAAGGTTTTGCTAGGGAATTCATCTCTAAAGTACAGCAAATGAGAAAGAACAACGATTATGAAGTGATGGATCATATTACAATTTACTTCAATGGAGATGAGGTAGTCAGTAATGCTGTCAAAATTCATGGGGATTATATTATGAAGGAAACCTTGGCAGTGAGCATTGAAGTGGTTAGTGAAGATGGATTAGAAATACAAAACTTAAATGATCACCCAACAGGGATTAAAGTAGAAAAAGTTTCTTAA
- a CDS encoding carboxymuconolactone decarboxylase family protein: MDVMERNLHYFISKHKEIYEAYENYGSKLHEKGGPLDDKTRWLIKVAISASSQYEYALRTHIKKAIRFGCTREEIEHSIMLVAPSGGFPKMMEALLILRDELGDE, from the coding sequence ATGGATGTGATGGAAAGAAATTTACACTATTTCATTAGTAAACATAAAGAAATTTATGAAGCCTATGAGAATTATGGAAGTAAGCTTCATGAAAAGGGTGGCCCCCTAGATGATAAGACCAGATGGCTCATTAAGGTTGCCATATCCGCTTCAAGTCAATATGAATACGCCCTAAGGACCCATATAAAGAAAGCCATTCGATTTGGTTGTACTAGAGAGGAAATAGAACATTCCATCATGCTTGTGGCTCCTAGCGGTGGATTTCCTAAAATGATGGAAGCATTACTGATTCTTCGGGATGAATTGGGCGATGAATAG
- a CDS encoding L,D-transpeptidase family protein, protein MTINPVLSMDGEVVNNNASEIKVQKEETTEINKVETLKTLGYFHEDTKQQDINKRNAIIRFQSEHNLTVDGIYGPQSETVLSALVNGSERRYLDVIDQPPTKGKWMTINKTKRILTLYEGDKVMKKYPVAQGKEPGLTPEGKFTIVNKLVNPGWGGAGIAQPVKGGSPNNPLGYRWMGINHGGGGSYGIHGNNNPRSIGTNASLGCVRMINSDVAELFDIISLKTPVWIGTHEKLKEWGVDQKSYLGYIEEIRLAEEKATKEKQAIKQAEIEKAKQEEAMKQAEIEKVLQEKEESNKQIEEPENIPTIKEYLEYINGIQH, encoded by the coding sequence ATGACAATCAATCCAGTCCTGAGTATGGATGGAGAGGTAGTTAATAACAATGCATCAGAAATAAAGGTGCAAAAAGAAGAAACAACTGAAATAAACAAAGTAGAAACACTGAAGACCCTAGGATATTTTCATGAGGACACAAAGCAACAGGATATTAACAAAAGAAATGCCATCATACGTTTCCAAAGTGAACATAACCTAACAGTAGATGGCATTTATGGTCCTCAATCCGAGACAGTGTTATCAGCCCTAGTAAATGGAAGTGAACGACGCTACTTAGATGTAATCGATCAACCTCCAACGAAGGGAAAATGGATGACCATCAATAAAACAAAACGAATCCTCACGCTTTATGAAGGAGATAAGGTAATGAAAAAATACCCTGTTGCACAAGGAAAAGAGCCGGGTTTAACACCCGAAGGAAAGTTCACTATCGTTAATAAACTAGTCAACCCTGGATGGGGAGGTGCAGGAATTGCACAACCGGTGAAAGGGGGCTCTCCCAACAATCCATTAGGATATCGATGGATGGGGATTAATCATGGAGGCGGAGGATCCTATGGAATCCATGGAAATAATAACCCCAGATCAATTGGTACAAATGCATCCTTAGGCTGTGTCAGAATGATTAACTCAGATGTAGCGGAATTATTTGATATTATTTCACTGAAAACGCCGGTTTGGATTGGAACACATGAGAAGCTAAAGGAATGGGGTGTCGATCAAAAGAGCTACCTAGGATATATAGAGGAGATCAGACTAGCTGAGGAGAAAGCAACAAAGGAAAAACAAGCAATAAAACAGGCAGAAATAGAGAAAGCAAAGCAAGAAGAAGCAATGAAACAAGCTGAGATCGAAAAAGTCCTTCAGGAAAAAGAAGAGTCTAACAAACAAATAGAAGAACCCGAAAATATCCCCACCATAAAAGAGTATTTAGAGTATATTAATGGCATCCAGCATTAG
- a CDS encoding RidA family protein produces the protein MEIKRYEGTGRMSRAVVHNETIYLCGQTCGDSDKDIKGQTKVVLEKVEALLNQYGSDKHHILTVTIYLKEISMFQDMNEVWDAWVENGFEPARACVEAKMAREDILVELSVVAALK, from the coding sequence ATGGAAATTAAAAGATATGAAGGAACCGGTAGAATGAGTCGAGCAGTCGTTCATAATGAAACGATTTATTTATGCGGACAAACTTGTGGTGATTCTGATAAAGATATCAAAGGACAAACTAAAGTTGTACTTGAAAAGGTAGAAGCATTACTCAATCAATATGGTTCTGATAAGCATCATATTCTCACAGTAACCATTTATTTAAAGGAGATCTCTATGTTTCAAGATATGAATGAAGTTTGGGATGCGTGGGTTGAAAATGGATTTGAGCCTGCAAGAGCTTGTGTAGAAGCTAAAATGGCTCGGGAAGATATTTTAGTGGAATTATCAGTTGTTGCAGCACTAAAGTAA
- a CDS encoding pyridoxamine 5'-phosphate oxidase family protein translates to MDHKMAPLELRDHIIGFLKENKDGALGTCMNNVPRTSPVQYFLGEELDLYILSAGGDKFNAIKDNPNVCLLVNTDYLDHRKIKGIQVFGKATTSLHEKSLQQEAMKFVPNPHLMDQRIKDLNVIKIVPEEIVYLDALETGDRTKQILRHQQVVIKEDQLTPIH, encoded by the coding sequence ATGGATCATAAAATGGCACCCTTAGAGCTTAGGGATCATATTATTGGGTTTTTAAAGGAAAATAAGGATGGTGCACTTGGAACTTGTATGAATAATGTACCCCGCACCAGCCCTGTTCAATACTTCCTTGGAGAAGAACTGGACCTGTATATTTTATCAGCCGGTGGCGACAAGTTCAATGCGATCAAGGATAACCCAAATGTATGCCTACTTGTGAATACAGACTATTTAGACCACCGAAAAATCAAGGGAATTCAGGTTTTTGGAAAGGCAACTACAAGCTTACATGAGAAAAGTCTTCAACAAGAAGCAATGAAATTTGTTCCTAATCCTCATTTAATGGATCAACGTATCAAAGATCTGAATGTGATTAAAATCGTCCCTGAGGAAATCGTCTACTTAGACGCCTTAGAAACTGGAGATCGAACAAAGCAAATACTCAGACACCAACAGGTGGTGATTAAGGAAGACCAATTAACACCGATACATTAA
- a CDS encoding DMT family transporter has product MGVIFSLLAGLMITLQSIFNARLGEKLSFWHTNAFVHGSGLIVAFIILLFNEKLNFTPIKAVNPHYLLGGAMGVVIIFSVMKGITDLGASYAVTILIVTQIIATAVINYFGVFGEPIIVFTGIKVFGLLLIVSGLLVYQLA; this is encoded by the coding sequence ATGGGAGTCATTTTCTCTTTATTGGCAGGATTAATGATTACATTGCAATCAATTTTTAATGCACGCTTAGGTGAAAAGCTAAGCTTTTGGCATACAAATGCTTTTGTCCATGGAAGTGGTCTGATCGTGGCTTTTATTATTTTATTATTCAATGAAAAACTTAATTTCACACCGATTAAAGCAGTCAATCCACATTATTTGTTAGGTGGAGCTATGGGCGTTGTGATTATTTTCAGTGTGATGAAGGGAATCACTGACCTAGGTGCCAGCTATGCGGTGACAATACTCATTGTGACCCAAATTATTGCCACTGCAGTCATCAATTATTTTGGAGTCTTTGGTGAACCAATTATTGTTTTTACAGGAATCAAAGTATTTGGGTTGCTACTGATTGTGAGTGGGCTATTGGTTTATCAGTTAGCGTAA
- a CDS encoding LOG family protein, protein MLNINDYYTPLISLFDHMIEQGFVKKEYKDLIIIDGNSKNLIEGLVSHKGE, encoded by the coding sequence TTGTTAAATATAAATGACTACTATACACCACTTATTTCATTATTTGATCATATGATTGAACAAGGTTTTGTCAAAAAAGAGTATAAGGATTTAATCATCATTGATGGTAATTCTAAAAACTTAATTGAAGGACTAGTGAGTCATAAGGGTGAGTAA